In Cutaneotrichosporon cavernicola HIS019 DNA, chromosome: 1, one DNA window encodes the following:
- the ATP4 gene encoding uncharacterized protein (Mitochondrial ATP synthase B chain precursor (ATP-synt_B)), producing the protein MASRLAIRSLRVARPAVVPRALVAARGYASQPTPDEKAAEIINKVPSSSLFTKTAGVLGITGLSAAAISNELYVANEETVLAAAFLIIFYAIAKNIGAPYTSWANGHIDRIRGILNGAREQHTAAVSQRLDGLESLKDVVPLTEQLYAVAKETNQLEHSNFLLEQEAAVKGELKAVLDSWVRYEQQAREAEQTALVKTVSDSINAELAKPAFKKALLDEAIANVEAIAKRA; encoded by the exons ATGGCCTCCCGTCTCGCTATCCGCTCGCTCCGGGTGGCGCGCCCCGCCGTCGTGCCCCGTGCCCTTGTCGC cgcgcgcggtTACGCTTCGC AGCCTACCCccgacgagaaggccgccgagaTCATCAACAAGgtgccctcgtcgtcgctgttcACCAAGACGGCTGGTGTTCTCGGTATCACCGGTCTCTCGGCCGCTGCCATCTCGAATGAGCTCTAC GTCGCCAACGAGGAGACCGTTCTCGCCGCTGCGTTCTTGATCATCTTCTACGCGATCGCCAAGAACATTGGCGCGCCCTACACCTCGTGGGCCAACGGCCACATTGACCGCATCCGCGGCATCCTGAACGGCGCGCGTGAGCAGCACACTGCCGCCGTGTctcagcgcctcgacggcctcgagtcCCTCAAGGACGTTGTTCCCCTCACTGAGCAGCTCTACGCCGTTGCCAAGGAGACCAACCAGCTCGAGCACTCCaacttcctcctcgagcaggaggccgccgtcaagggcgagctcaaggctgTCCTCGACTCGTGGGTCCGCTACGAGCAGCAGGCGCGTGAGGCCGAGCAGACCGCGCTCGTCAAGACCGTCTCGGACAGCATCAACGctgagctcgccaagcccgcCTTCAAGaaggcgctcctcgacgaggccatTGCCAACGTCGAGGCTATTGCCAAGCGCGCTTAA